A stretch of Strix aluco isolate bStrAlu1 chromosome 16, bStrAlu1.hap1, whole genome shotgun sequence DNA encodes these proteins:
- the TMEM258 gene encoding dolichyl-diphosphooligosaccharide--protein glycosyltransferase subunit TMEM258, producing MELEAMSRYTSPVNPAVFPHLTVVLLAIGMFFTAWFFVYEVTSTKYTRDIYKELLISLVASLFMGFGVLFLLLWVGIYV from the exons ATG GAGCTGGAGGCGATGAGCAGATACACCAGCCCGGTGAACCCGGCTGTCTTCCCCCACCTCACCGTGGTGCTGCTGGCCATCGGCATGTTTTTCACCGCCTGGTTTTTCGT CTACGAGGTGACTTCTACCAAGTACACACGGGACATCTACAAGGAGCTGTTGATCTCGCTGGTGGCCTCGCTCTTCATGGGCTTCGGCgtcctcttcctgctgctgtgggTCGGTATCTACGTCTGA
- the FEN1 gene encoding flap endonuclease 1, whose protein sequence is MGIHGLAKLIADVAPSAIRENDIKSYFGRKVAIDASMSIYQFLIAVRQGAEVLQNEDGETTSHLMGMFYRTIRMVENGIKPVYVFDGKPPQLKSGELAKRTERRAEAEKHLQEAQEAGEENNIEKYSKRLVKVTQQHTDECKKLLTLMGIPYLEAPGEAEASCATLVKAGKVYAAATEDMDCLTFGSPVLMRHLTASETKKLPIQEFHLNRILQDLDLTWEQFVDLCILLGCDYCESIRGIGPKRAVELIREHKTIEKIVQQIDTKKYPLPENWLHKEAQKLFLEPDVVNPDTVELKWTEPNEEELVQFMCGEKQFNEERIRNGVKRLSKSRQGSTQGRLDDFFKVTGSITSAKRKEPETKGSAKKKAKTNNAAKSKKGK, encoded by the coding sequence ATGGGAATCCATGGCCTGGCCAAGCTTATTGCCGACGTGGCTCCTAGCGCCATCCGGGAGAATGACATCAAGTCTTACTTCGGCCGGAAGGTCGCTATAGATGCCTCCATGAGCATCTACCAGTTCCTGATCGCCGTGCGACAAGGAGCTGAAGTCCTTCAGAACGAGGATGGCGAGACCACGAGCCACCTGATGGGCATGTTCTACCGGACCATCCGCATGGTGGAGAACGGCATCAAGCCGGTTTACGTCTTTGATGGCAAACCCCCACAGCTGAAATCGGGGGAGCTGGCGAAGCGGACTGAGCGCCGGGCTGAGGCTGAGAAACACCTGCAGGAGGCTCAGGAGGCCGGGGAGGAGAACAACATCGAGAAGTACAGCAAGAGGCTGGTCAAGGTGACCCAGCAGCACACCGATGAGTGCAAGAAGTTACTAACACTGATGGGAATCCCCTACTTGGAGGCGCCAGGGGAGGCCGAAGCCAGCTGCGCTACCCTGGTGAAGGCTGGGAAGGTCTACGCAGCTGCCACGGAAGATATGGATTGCCTGACCTTTGGCAGTCCCGTCCTGATGCGGCATCTCACAGCCAGCGAAACCAAGAAGCTGCCCATCCAGGAGTTCCACCTGAACCGTATTCTCCAGGATCTTGACCTGACCTGGGAACAGTTTGTGGATCTCTGTATCCTCCTGGGCTGTGACTACTGCGAGAGCATCCGCGGCATTGGGCCCAAACGTGCTGTTGAGCTCATCAGGGAGCACAAAACCATTGAGAAGATCGTTCAGCAGATAGACACCAAGAAGTACCCTCTGCCCGAGAACTGGTTGCACAAAGAGGCCCAGAAGCTCTTCCTAGAGCCTGATGTTGTCAACCCCGACACTGTTGAGCTGAAGTGGACCGAGCCAAACGAAGAGGAGCTCGTCCAGTTCATGTGTGGGGAGAAGCAGTTCAACGAAGAAAGGATCCGCAACGGGGTCAAGAGGCTGAGCAAAAGCCGGCAGGGCAGCACGCAGGGCAGGCTGGATGACTTCTTCAAGGTGA